One Betta splendens chromosome 16, fBetSpl5.4, whole genome shotgun sequence genomic window carries:
- the hacl1 gene encoding 2-hydroxyacyl-CoA lyase 1 has product MGEVTGAQLIAESLKAQQVQYLFGIVGVPVIEVAMAAQAEGIKYVGMRNEQAACYAASAVGYLTGRPAACLVVSGPGLIHALGGMANANANCWPVVVLGGSSDRNQETAGAFQEFPQVEACRLYSKFSARPSSLEAIPSVIEKAVRTSMYGRPGACYVDIAGDMVNAKVDRSKVRLVSCCPPPPVSLANNSDVTKAISVLKAAKRPLVVIGKGAAYGRAEVALRKFVERSGLPFLPTPMGKGVLPDDHPNCVAAARSRALLQADVLLLLGARLNWILHFGLPPRFHPDVKVIQVDLCAEEMGNNVRPAVALLGDVNAIVTQLLDGVHRDGWKYLPDTEWWSTLKDKINANAKISKSLALQSKLPMNYYTVFHHVSQLLPHDCIIISEGANTMDIGRTMLNNYLPRHRLDAGTFGTMGVGLGFAIAAAVMERSENKGRRVVCVEGDSAFGFSGMEVETMCRYNLPVVIIVVNNNGIYSGVDPETWKEMAKMGDLTSIAPPVTLLPEARYDKIMEALGGRGFLVRTVEELHSALRLSLSDWDRPSLLNVLIDPSSDRKQQEFPWLTRSNL; this is encoded by the exons ATGGGCGAAGTGACGGGAGCTCAGTTGATTGCTgagtctttaaaggctcag CAGGTGCAGTACTTGTTCGGCATAGTGGGTGTTCCCGTCATTGAGGTGGCCATGGCTGCTCAGGCCGAAGGGATCAAATATGTGGGAATGCGCAACGAGCAAGCG GCGTGTTATGCAGCATCTGCCGTCGGATACCTCACGGGCAG ACCGGCTGCCTGCCTGGTGGTGTCTGGGCCCGGACTCATCCACGCCCTCGGTGGAATGGCCAATGCCAACGCCAACTGCTG GCCGGTGGTCGTTCTGGGCGGCTCCTCAGACAGAAACCAAGAAACCGCAGGAGCGTTTCAGGAGTTTCCTCAG GTGGAAGCATGCCGCCTGTACAGCAAGTTCTCTGCAAGGCCCAGCAGCTTGGAAGCCATCCCTTCTGTGATTGAGAAG GCGGTTCGCACCAGCATGTACGGGCGCCCAGGTGCTTGTTATGTGGACATAGCCGGGGACATGGTGAATGCAAAAGTGGACAGGAGCAAAGTCAG ACTTGTGTCCTGTTGTCCCCCACCACCGGTGAGCTTGGCGAACAATAGTGACGTCACCAAAGCCATCTCAGTGTTGAAAGCAGCTAAAAGACCCTTAGTCGTCATTGGCAAAG GTGCAGCCTATGGTCGAGCAGAAGTTGCCCTTAGGAAGTTTGTGGAAAGAAGCGGCTTGCCGTTCCTGCCCACGCCCATGGGCAAGGGAGTGCTGCCCGATGACCACCCCAACTGTGTGGCTGCTGCACGCTCCAG AGCGCTTCTCCAGGCTGATGTCCTGCTTTTACTTGGAGCCAGACTCAATTGGATTCTGCATTTTGGTCTTCCACCTAGATTTCACCCCGATGTTAAAGTCATTCAG GTCGACCTTTGTGCTGAGGAGATGGGGAATAATGTGAGGCCTGCTGTTGCTCTCCTGGGAGACGTCAATGCTATTGTCACTCAg CTGCTGGACGGCGTCCATAGAGACGGCTGGAAATATCTCCCTGACACAGAGTGGTGGAGCACACTGAAGGACAAGATCAATGCTAATGCAAAAATATCTAAG TCACTGGCTCTGCAGTCAAAGTTGCCAATGAACTACTACACAGTGTTTCACCACGTGTCCCAGCTGCTGCCCCATGACTGCATCATTATCAGCGAGGGTGCGAACACCATGGACATAGGACGCACTATGCTGAACAACTACCTACCTCGACACAG GTTGGACGCTGGAACGTTTGGAACGATGGGAGTAGGCCTCGGTTTTGCCatagcagcagctgtgatggaGAGGAGCGAGAACAAAGGCCGGCGGGTTGTCTGTGTGGAGGGAGACAGTGCCTTTGGCTTTTCTGGCATGGAGGTGGAAACCATGTGCAG GTACAATCTCCCTGTGGTCATCATCGTGGTCAATAACAATGGCATATACAGCGGTGTGGATCCAGAGACTTGGAAAGAAATGGCAAAAATGGGAGACTTGACCTCCAT AGCTCCTCCTGTGACCCTCCTACCTGAGGCACGCTACGATAAGATCATGGAAGCGCTGGGCGGCCGAGGCTTTCTGGTGAGGACCGTTGAGGAGCTGCACAGCGCCTTACGTCTGAGCTTGAGTGACTGGGACCGACCAAGTCTGCTGAATGTGCTGATTGACCCCTCCTCCGACAGAAAGCAGCAG gagttTCCTTGGCTCACACGCTCGAACTTGTAG